GATTTTAAGACATAACAGTTCTTACAGTCCCCAAGCGCAGCGGTCTTACAATCCTGTCTGTCCTAACAGGAAATCATTATATTTGCTTTCAATAAAGAATCAACTAAAAATCATTTAATAATGAAAATAAGGACATTTGTAGTCTCTTGTGTTGCCGCTTCCATGGCTGTTTCGTGCCAGAAAGATAAGACCAAATCTGCGGAGGCGAAAAAAACCGACGGTAAATTCGAATATGTAGCAGAACAGTTTGCAGATATTAAAGTGCTGCGTTACCAGATTCCGGGTTGGGAAGACCTGACGCTGAAGGAACAGGAATTGGTGTATTATCTAACGCAGGCCGGACTTGCTGGACGGGATATTTACTGGGACCAGAATTATAAGGACAACCTGAAAATCCGTAAGGCACTCGAGAATATTTACCAGAATTACAAAGGCGATAAAAATGCCGACAACTGGAAGAACTTCGAGATTTACCTGAAAAGGGTATGGTTTTCAAACGGAATCCACCACCATTATTCGATGGATAAAATCAAGCCGGATTTTGATAAAGCGTATCTGGAGCAATTGATGACAGACACGAAAACGACTTTGGCGCCGGAAATCGTAGACGTGCTTTTCAACGATAAAGATGCCAAGAAAGTAAACCTCGATGAGACCAAAGGACTCATCGCAGGATCGGCAGTGAACCTTTATGACAAAGGCATCACTGAAGCTGAAGTGGCCGAATTTTACAAAAAAATGGTCCCAGCCGATAAAGACCGTCCGTTGTCTTACGGATTGAATTCTAAATTGATCCGCAATGCTGCAGGCAAACTGGAAGAAAAAGTATATAAAAGCGGCGGGATGTATGGTGCCGCAATCGATAAAATCATTTACTGGCTGGAAAAGGCGAAAGGTGTTGCAGAAAACAAAAAGCAAGCTGATGCACTTGGTTTGCTGATTGATTTTTACAGGACCGGTGATTTAAAGAAATGGGATGATTACAACATTGCCTGGCTACAGGCTACAGAAGGCAATATCGATTACATCAGCGGCTTTGTTGAAGTTTACAACGACCCGCTGGGCTACCGCGGTTCTTATGAAGGCGTGGTGCAGATCAAGGATTTCGACATGTCGGCGAAGATGGAAAAAATTTCCAAAAACGCGCAATGGTTTGAAGACAATTCGCCGTTAATGCCTGCACATAAAAAGAAAAATGTAGTCGGGGTTTCCTATAAAACCGTGATTGTTGCAGGAGAATCGGGCGATTCCTCGCCAAGTACGCCCATCGGTGTGAACCTTCCCAATGCAGATTGGATCCGTGCTGATTTTGGATCTAAGTCGGTGTCACTTGGAAATATAGTCGATTCTTATAATAATGCAGGCGGTACGGACAAACTAAAGGAATTTGCGAACGACCAGGCCGAAATCGACAATGAGATCAAATACGGTGAACTGGCCGACAAACTCCACACGGCGCTGCATGAAGTCGTCGGTCATGCTTCGGGCCAGATCAATAAAGGTGTTGGCACGCCGAAAGAAACACTGAAAGCTTATGCTTCCACTCTGGAAGAAGGCCGTGCCGATCTTGTAGGATTATATTATTTATACAATCCGAAATTGCAGGAACTGGGCTTGGTTGACAATTGGAAGCAAGTCGGAATTGCGGCTTATGACAATTACATCCGCAACGGACTGATGACCCAATTGATCCGCCTTGAGCCGGGTGCAGATATTGAAGAAGCCCACATGAGGAACCGTCAATGGGTAAGCGCCTGGGTTTTTGAAAAAGGGAAAAAGGACAATGTGATTGAGAAACTGACGCGCAACGGTAAGACGTATTATAACATTACAAATTATGAAAAACTGCATGAATTGTTTGGCGAGTTATTAAAAGAAACACAGCGTATCAAATCAGAAGGCGATTTCAAAGCCGGAAAAGCTCTGGTGGAAAATTATGGTGTGAAAGTAGACCAAAAATTGCATGCTGAAGTTTTGAAAAGAAACGAAAGATTCAAATCTGCACCTTACAGCGGTTTCATCAATCCGGTTTTGGTACCGAAAATGGAGGACGGAAAAATCATCTCGATTGAAGTGACGCAGCCGAAATCATTTGCGGAACAGATGTTGTATTACAGTAAAAACTTTGGGTTCCTGCCAGAGGAGAACTAGTTTTCAGTCGCAGTCTCAGTAGGCAGTAAGTGCTTGTGAATAAAAAATCCCTGCTTCGGCGGGGATTTTTATTTTTTACGTTACGGGATTTGCGAAATCGCAATAAATTAATGTTTCAGGTAAATCTTAATAACAAACAACAAACCGATAAACAGCAGGAATCCGATCAGAATCTTATAATTCCCTTTATAAAAAGTACGGTGCAGCGCAATATCTTTCCTGTAAGCGTATACCATTGCAATAACAAAAACAGCGAAAAAACATACCGCAAAGATAAGCTGCCCCTGCGAAAACATCGGCGCTGGTTTTGTGGCCTGGATTTGTAGTAACATAGTTGATAAGTTTCCGGCAAAAGTACATTTTTTTATAGCGGTGATTGTTATTTTGCAATAACATTTAATACCATCATTATGCAGAAAAGAATCAATTCGGTAAAGGAATTCCATACCGCTTTCGAAATCGGTTACAGCGAAATCCCTCGCGCCGATTTAGGCGAAGCCAAGAACATGCTCAGGTTCAATTTAATGAAAGAAGAAAACGAAGAATACCTCGAAGCTGCCCGCAATAATGACCTTAGAGAAGTAGCCGATGCTTTAGGCGATATGCTTTACATCCTTTGCGGCACCATTATCGAACATGGCCTGCAGGATAAAATTGAGCAGGTTTTTGATGAAATCCAGCGCAGCAATATGAGCAAACTCGGTGCCGACGGAAAACCCGTTTACCGCGAAGACGGGAAGGTGATGAAAGGGCCGAATTACTTTAAGCCGGATTTTTCGGGAATTTTGGGATAAATAATTGGATTATAAGACTGTAAGACTTTAAGATTAAAGACACAATCAATTTCAAATAATAAACCCGGAAGTTATAAATTTCCGGGTTTTATCTTAAAATCTTACAATCCTGAAATCACACTTTCACCGTCCACCCAAAACTATCCTCAGCCATATTATACTGAACCTTAGTCAGCTTGTCCTTCAATTGCAGTGCAATCGAGTTTTCCAGTTTTGGAAGCTCATAGTAAGTGTCCTGGTATGAAAACCCTACAATCGGGTTTACCACTGCGGCGGTACCGGCACCAAAAATTTCTTTTAAGGAGCCGTCTTTTGCGGCATTGATAATTTCATCCACATAAACCGAGCGTTCCTCTACCTTGATGCCTTCATGCTGTGCCAAAGCGATTAAGCTTTTACGGGTGACACCGTCCAGGATCCTTTCACTTACCGGAGCAGTAAATAATGTATCGTTGATTCGGAAAAATACGTTCATCGTGCCAGCTTCCTCAAGTTTAGTGTGTGTCGCATCATCCGTCCAGATGATTTGCTGGAAGCCTTTTTCGTTGGCCAGTTTTGTCGGGTAAAATTGTGCTGAATAATTTCCGGCGGCTTTCGCTGCACCGATACCGCCATTGGCAGCACGGCTGAAATGCTCAGCAATAATTACTTTTACTTCACCTGAATAATATGATTTTGCCGGAGACATGATGATCATAAAACGATATTGCGTTGACGGCGCAGCAATTACACCGCTGCCAATCGCAATCATAAACGGCCTGATATAAAGCGTATTTCCAAGTCCTTTCTTTACCCAGTCGCGTTCGATATCTACAAGTTGTTTCAAACCTTCAAGGAAAATCCAGTCATCGACTTCAGGCATGGCCATCCTCACGGCTGATTTGTTGAAACGATCGAGGTTCTGGTCCGGACGGAACAACCACACTTCGTCATTATCGTCTTTATAGGCTTTCATTCCTTCAAAAATGGCCTGTCCATAATGAAATACTTTTGCCGATGGATCAAGCAAAAACGGTTCATAAGGCTTAATGACAGGCTTGCCCCATTTCCCTTCCCTGAAATCACAAACCAGCATGTGATCTGTAAAGGTGCTTCCGAAACTAAGGGTTTCAAAATCCACACTGTTGATTTTAGACGAAGAAGTCTTGACTATATCGATTTCGTGAGTGTTATTTAAACTCATCAAGATTGTTTTTAAAGATTAGAATCGGTTTTAAATAATTGAAATACAGTTTGTTGTATTGCATTAATAAAAATCTGCCGATAAGAATTTATGTTCGGCTAAATTAGAAAAAATTAACATGTTTTTATGGACAGCAACAAATAATTTTCACTTTTCAATAATCGATGCAGGCTGTCTTAATTTATTGGATATTTGGATGCATTTTGAAGAAAATCAATAATTATTGTAAGTTTCCTGAAATAAACTCATTATTTTTGCCCACAGAAAAATTTACCTTAATAAATATGAAAAACATAGCCATTTTAGCAAGCGCACTCCTGTTTTTTTCAGCTTGTAAAGAGGAAAAAAAAGCACCTGCCGCAGATCCTGTAACGGAAACGCCAGCTGATACTTTGAAGAAGGATACCATTGCTACAGCAGTTTTGCCTGTTGAAGAGACTGTTACAGAAGCCGCTCCGGCTGAAGAAAAAATTGTCGTAAAACCTGAAGAGGGAAAAGAGATTAAAGTGCAGTATGCCACTTTCGGAAGCAAGATTTCGGCTGAAAAAGCGCTGACTCAGGCACAAATGATGAAGAAATATGCCAGTTTGAAAAAAGGGGATACCATCAATGTAAAATTCCGTTCGAAGATTACCGATGTTTGTAAAAAGAAAGGCTGCTGGATGTCGATGGAATTACCGAATTCAAAAGAATCTTTCGTAAGATTTAAGGATTACGGTTTTTTCGTGCCCTTGAATGCTGATAATTCTGAAGCGATCGTAAGTGGAAAAGCATTCCTTGATGTGGTTTCTGTTGATGAACTGAAGCATTATGCAAAAGACGGCGGCAAATCCCAGGAAGAAATCGACAAAATCACTCAGCCTAAAATCACTTATGCTTTTACAGCGGACGGTGTGTTAATTGAGCAATAATGAAAAGGGTTTTCCTGTTTTTAAGCGTTTCTCTATTGTTGTTTTCCTGTGAAAAAAAGCAGGAGAAAGCAGTGGTGAAAAAAGAATCCTGTACCTCTATAAAAAATGATTCAAAAGGCAAAAAGAAATTTGAGATGTACACGATGTCTGAAATGTCTTTGCTGATGGAGCAGATGTACATCGACAATCAAAACCTTAAGGTACGTATACAAAAGGGCGAGAAAATCGGGGAATTCCCGAACCATTTTTTGAAGATTCATAAAGCGGTCATGTCTGACGATAAGGAAAACGACGATTTCTTTAAAAAGCAGGCGGCAAATTTCATTTCGGCACAAGAGCAGATTTATAAGGATCCTAAAAATGCCAAAGCCCATTTTAATAAAGGGATTGATGCCTGCATCCAATGCCATAAGGTAAAATGCGGCGGCCCGATTCCAAGGATTAAGAAGCTTTACATAGAATAGTGAAACGCGAAATCATCAGGACTTCCGATGGCTCTACGACCATACATTTACCGGAATGGGAGGAATCATATCACTCCAAACACGGTGCCATACAGGAAGCTTACCATGTATTCATAAAAAACGGACTTTCCTTATTTGAAGGGAAGTCCGTTTCTGTTTTGGAAATCGGTTTTGGTACGGGTCTTAATGCGTTTATCACGTTCCTGGAATCTGAAAAACATAAACAGCAGATTGATTACACCGGCGTGGAAGCTTATCCTATTTCTGCTGATGAAGTGTTGTCGATGAATTATGTTTCCGAACTTCAGGCGGATGATTTTTCGAATATCTTTGAAAAGATGCACGAATCGGCCTGGGAAGAAAAAACGATGATATCAGATTTATTTTCCTTGACCAAGAGAAAGCAATTCTTCCATGAAATTGAAGATGTGAATGTTTTCGATTTAATTTATTTCGATGCATTCGGATTTCGTGTACAACCGGAATTGTGGAGCCTGGAGATTTTTCAAAAAATGCATAAGGCCTTAAAACTTGGCGGAACGCTGGTTACATATGCAGCGCGTGGTATCATCAAAAAAAATATGCAGGAAGCGGGTTTCCATGTCGAAAAATTGGCTGGCCCTCCCGGGAAAAGGGAAATGTTCAGGGCCACAGCGATATAATTACCCCAGCCTCAACCGTACAAATACGTGCTTAATCCCTCTTTTATCGGATTCCCTTTCGTCAATTTCGAGGATATCCGACAGTGATTTAAGCATGGGAGTGAGTTTGTTGAATCCGAAATTCCTCGGATCGAATTCCGGTTTTTTACGGACAATCAGGTTTCCGACATCGCCAAGGAATGCCCAGCCGTCATCATCGCAGATGTCGTCAATACTGGATTCTATAAGCTGGATGGTCTCTTCATCGATCGTGGCATCGGAATGTACAACAGGCGCTGGCGTGGAGACAGGAATTTCCTCAATCTTTTCAAGAGCTTTTGGTGCTTGTTTCCCTGAAATCTTAACGATAGGTTTCTCGGGAGCTTTTTCTGAAACTTTTTCTACCGGTTTAACCACATTTTTTTTCACGGCAGTCGCGGCAATCCTTTTGGATGCTTTTTTCTGCACTGCCCCTTCGAGTACTTCAAGATAGATAAATTTATCGCAGGCGGCAATCAGAGAAGGCGGGGTTTTCTTTTCCCCGATTCCGATTACGGTCATCCCGGATTCGCGCAGTCGGATGGCCAGTCGGGTGAAATCGGAGTCGCTAGACACGATACAAAAACCATCTACTTTGTCTGTATAAAGTAAATCCATGGCATCAATAATCAAAGCGGAATCCGACGAGTTTTTTCCCTGTGTGTAGCTATATTGTTGCACAGGCGTAATAGCATGGTCTAATAGTACATTCTTCCAGCCTGCGGCGTTTGGGCGGGTCCAGTCGGCGTAGATGCGTTTTGTGGTTGGGGTGCCGTATTTGGCTATTTCTTCCATCATGCCCTTGACATTGCTGTAGGGTACGTTGTCGGCATCGATGAGTACTGCGAGGCGCAGTTCTTTATTATTGGTAAGAGGCATTTATTTCTTTTTGTGTAAATATAATGAATTTTTGCAGGGGCACGCATGCCCGCCCCCGGATTTGCAGAATTGAAAGGGGGGGCAGGCCCCGCCAGTGCATTTAGAAAGATCATGAATTGAAGTCGGTGCTAGCCCCGATCGCAGCGGATATCCTTTTTGTTTTTTCTTTAAAAACAAAA
This genomic stretch from Flavobacterium pallidum harbors:
- a CDS encoding branched-chain amino acid aminotransferase, translated to MSLNNTHEIDIVKTSSSKINSVDFETLSFGSTFTDHMLVCDFREGKWGKPVIKPYEPFLLDPSAKVFHYGQAIFEGMKAYKDDNDEVWLFRPDQNLDRFNKSAVRMAMPEVDDWIFLEGLKQLVDIERDWVKKGLGNTLYIRPFMIAIGSGVIAAPSTQYRFMIIMSPAKSYYSGEVKVIIAEHFSRAANGGIGAAKAAGNYSAQFYPTKLANEKGFQQIIWTDDATHTKLEEAGTMNVFFRINDTLFTAPVSERILDGVTRKSLIALAQHEGIKVEERSVYVDEIINAAKDGSLKEIFGAGTAAVVNPIVGFSYQDTYYELPKLENSIALQLKDKLTKVQYNMAEDSFGWTVKV
- a CDS encoding NYN domain-containing protein; the protein is MPLTNNKELRLAVLIDADNVPYSNVKGMMEEIAKYGTPTTKRIYADWTRPNAAGWKNVLLDHAITPVQQYSYTQGKNSSDSALIIDAMDLLYTDKVDGFCIVSSDSDFTRLAIRLRESGMTVIGIGEKKTPPSLIAACDKFIYLEVLEGAVQKKASKRIAATAVKKNVVKPVEKVSEKAPEKPIVKISGKQAPKALEKIEEIPVSTPAPVVHSDATIDEETIQLIESSIDDICDDDGWAFLGDVGNLIVRKKPEFDPRNFGFNKLTPMLKSLSDILEIDERESDKRGIKHVFVRLRLG
- a CDS encoding pyrophosphohydrolase domain-containing protein — protein: MQKRINSVKEFHTAFEIGYSEIPRADLGEAKNMLRFNLMKEENEEYLEAARNNDLREVADALGDMLYILCGTIIEHGLQDKIEQVFDEIQRSNMSKLGADGKPVYREDGKVMKGPNYFKPDFSGILG
- a CDS encoding dipeptidyl-peptidase 3 family protein — encoded protein: MKIRTFVVSCVAASMAVSCQKDKTKSAEAKKTDGKFEYVAEQFADIKVLRYQIPGWEDLTLKEQELVYYLTQAGLAGRDIYWDQNYKDNLKIRKALENIYQNYKGDKNADNWKNFEIYLKRVWFSNGIHHHYSMDKIKPDFDKAYLEQLMTDTKTTLAPEIVDVLFNDKDAKKVNLDETKGLIAGSAVNLYDKGITEAEVAEFYKKMVPADKDRPLSYGLNSKLIRNAAGKLEEKVYKSGGMYGAAIDKIIYWLEKAKGVAENKKQADALGLLIDFYRTGDLKKWDDYNIAWLQATEGNIDYISGFVEVYNDPLGYRGSYEGVVQIKDFDMSAKMEKISKNAQWFEDNSPLMPAHKKKNVVGVSYKTVIVAGESGDSSPSTPIGVNLPNADWIRADFGSKSVSLGNIVDSYNNAGGTDKLKEFANDQAEIDNEIKYGELADKLHTALHEVVGHASGQINKGVGTPKETLKAYASTLEEGRADLVGLYYLYNPKLQELGLVDNWKQVGIAAYDNYIRNGLMTQLIRLEPGADIEEAHMRNRQWVSAWVFEKGKKDNVIEKLTRNGKTYYNITNYEKLHELFGELLKETQRIKSEGDFKAGKALVENYGVKVDQKLHAEVLKRNERFKSAPYSGFINPVLVPKMEDGKIISIEVTQPKSFAEQMLYYSKNFGFLPEEN
- a CDS encoding DUF4920 domain-containing protein, which codes for MKNIAILASALLFFSACKEEKKAPAADPVTETPADTLKKDTIATAVLPVEETVTEAAPAEEKIVVKPEEGKEIKVQYATFGSKISAEKALTQAQMMKKYASLKKGDTINVKFRSKITDVCKKKGCWMSMELPNSKESFVRFKDYGFFVPLNADNSEAIVSGKAFLDVVSVDELKHYAKDGGKSQEEIDKITQPKITYAFTADGVLIEQ
- the mnmD gene encoding tRNA (5-methylaminomethyl-2-thiouridine)(34)-methyltransferase MnmD, which encodes MKREIIRTSDGSTTIHLPEWEESYHSKHGAIQEAYHVFIKNGLSLFEGKSVSVLEIGFGTGLNAFITFLESEKHKQQIDYTGVEAYPISADEVLSMNYVSELQADDFSNIFEKMHESAWEEKTMISDLFSLTKRKQFFHEIEDVNVFDLIYFDAFGFRVQPELWSLEIFQKMHKALKLGGTLVTYAARGIIKKNMQEAGFHVEKLAGPPGKREMFRATAI